One part of the Algibacter sp. L1A34 genome encodes these proteins:
- a CDS encoding phenylacetate--CoA ligase family protein produces MKLFNLSLKLKGFPIKEAKAFLKTIQSKQKLDFESYIETSKRDILAHHLKHNPFYKQFVKNVDLSDWNSIPVMTKRDLQQPLEQRLSEGFTAKTVFINKTSGSSGTPFIFAKDKFCHALIWANFMDRYSCFNLDLNHSKQARFYGIPLGKKDYYKERFKDALSNRFRFSVFDLSDSQLEKNIEKFSKTKFDYINGYTSSIVQFAKYLEQHNIVLKTICPSLKACITTSEMLFREDKNLLEAQLGIPVINEYGAAELGLIAFQNKTDQWVVNTEDLFVEILDKNNNVLPYGEEGCIVITSLYNKAHPLIRYDLGDIGTLSKKSTLQKPILEKLVGRTSDLVMLPSGKKAAGLTFYYVTKTIIENDGNVKEFIIEQLKLDTFKISYVSNKLLTEENLEHIKKAISKYLEPHLIVVFERKEKLERSKSGKLKQFKSYLP; encoded by the coding sequence TTGAAATTATTCAACTTGTCTTTAAAATTAAAAGGCTTCCCGATAAAGGAAGCTAAGGCCTTTTTGAAAACAATCCAAAGTAAACAAAAATTAGATTTTGAAAGTTATATTGAAACCTCAAAACGTGATATTCTAGCTCATCATTTAAAACATAATCCGTTTTATAAACAGTTTGTAAAAAACGTAGATTTAAGCGATTGGAATAGCATTCCTGTAATGACAAAACGTGATTTACAGCAACCTCTAGAACAAAGACTTTCTGAAGGATTTACTGCCAAAACTGTTTTTATTAATAAAACTTCTGGATCATCGGGTACACCCTTTATTTTTGCGAAAGATAAATTTTGCCATGCCTTAATTTGGGCAAATTTTATGGATAGATACAGTTGCTTTAATTTAGATTTGAATCACTCTAAACAAGCCCGTTTCTATGGAATTCCTTTAGGTAAAAAAGACTATTATAAAGAACGTTTTAAAGATGCATTAAGTAATCGGTTTCGCTTTTCCGTTTTCGATTTAAGTGATTCTCAATTAGAAAAAAATATTGAGAAATTCAGCAAAACTAAGTTCGATTATATTAACGGTTACACAAGTTCTATTGTTCAATTTGCAAAATATTTAGAACAACATAATATTGTTTTAAAAACGATTTGTCCATCCTTAAAAGCTTGTATTACAACTTCAGAAATGCTTTTTCGCGAAGATAAAAACCTTTTAGAAGCACAACTAGGTATCCCTGTTATTAATGAATATGGAGCTGCCGAATTAGGCTTAATTGCTTTCCAAAACAAAACTGACCAATGGGTAGTTAATACTGAAGATTTATTTGTTGAAATTTTAGATAAAAATAATAACGTATTACCTTACGGCGAAGAAGGGTGTATTGTTATTACGTCGCTTTACAATAAAGCGCATCCCCTTATCCGATACGATTTAGGCGATATTGGAACTCTATCTAAAAAAAGCACGTTACAAAAACCTATTCTAGAAAAATTAGTAGGACGAACTAGTGATTTGGTGATGCTACCCAGCGGAAAAAAAGCGGCCGGATTAACTTTTTATTACGTTACAAAAACCATTATAGAGAATGATGGCAATGTAAAAGAGTTTATTATTGAGCAACTAAAGTTGGACACCTTCAAGATTAGCTATGTTAGTAATAAGCTTTTAACTGAGGAAAATTTAGAACACATAAAAAAAGCGATTTCAAAATATCTAGAACCTCATTTAATTGTTGTGTTTGAACGTAAAGAAAAACTTGAGCGCTCTAAAAGTGGTAAACTAAAGCAATTTAAGTCTTATTTACCTTAA